One segment of Brassica napus cultivar Da-Ae chromosome C3, Da-Ae, whole genome shotgun sequence DNA contains the following:
- the LOC106347605 gene encoding RINT1-like protein MAG2 — MDAIKPLPQVSSFSASVFSFLDDRFRDAADLSQSPALVSELETEIFELDQRLAGLNRQLESGLASYASFSDRIGGLLIGVNAKLADLSSSRSASDGGKGEEETREHVAGEELPSLAKEVAQVESVRAYAETALKLDTLVGDIEDAVMSSLNKNLPTSRSSGFEEVRLHAIKTLQKTEEILSLVAKRHPRWGRLVSAVDHRVDRALAMLRPQAIADYRALLTSLGWPPQLSNLTSSSLDSKSDDIQNPLFNMEGNLKSQYCGNFHALCSLQGLQLQRKSRQLGSHKGENVLFHQPLWAIEELVNPLTVASQRHFAKWSEKPEFIFALVYKITRDYVDSMDELLQPLVDKAKLAGYSCREEWVSAMVSSLSLYLVKEIFPTYVGQLNEPDLSSEAKVSWLHLIDLMISFDKRAQSLVSQSGILSLQEDGNLLRISSLSVFCDRPDWLDIWAEIELDERLVKLKAEMDNDRNWTVKVQDELISTSNVYRPPIVSSILLQHLSSIIERSKSVPAIYLRASFLRLAASSTIQKFLDCLLLRCQEAEGLTALTENNDLIKVSNSINAGHYIESVLDEWCEDVFFLEMGSGQDNPQEAPGQENFTEPSEGIFGEEFEKLEKFRLEWINKLSVVVFRGLDARTREYIKNRKQWQEKRDKEWTVSRALVGALDYLQGKTSIIQENLNKADFTAMWRSLASEIDKLFFNSILMANVKFSDDGVERFREDMEVLYGVFRGWCVRPEGFFPKLSEGLTLLKMKEKQVKEGLSRGEKWLRENGVRYMTEAEAKRIAKSRVFS, encoded by the exons ATGGACGCGATCAAGCCACTTCCTCAGGTCTCGAGCTTCTCCGCTTCAGTCTTTAGCTTCCTCGATGACAGGTTCAGAGACGCCGCGGATCTCTCCCAATCACCCGCTCTGGTCTCGGAATTGGAAACCGAGATTTTCGAATTGGATCAGAGATTAGCCGGGCTGAACCGCCAGCTCGAGTCCGGTTTAGCTTCTTACGCTTCGTTCTCCGATCGCATCGGCGGTCTACTCATCGGAGTCAATGCCAAATTAGCTGATCTCTCTTCGTCTCGCTCCGCGTCAG ATGGCGGAAAGGGGGAGGAGGAGACGAGGGAGCATGTAGCTGGGGAGGAGCTTCCATCACTGGCTAAAGAAGTAGCACAAGTTGAGTCTGTGCGGGCTTATGCtg AGACTGCACTAAAGCTAGATACTTTAGTTGGTGATATAGAGGATGCTGTCATGTCTTCTTTGAATAAAAACTTGCCAACATCTCGGTCCAGTGGTTTTGAA GAAGTGCGTCTACACGCTATCAAAACACTTCAAAAGACAGAAGAGATACTGAGTTTAGTTGCAAAGAGGCATCCTCGCTGGGGACGTCTTGTTTCTGCAGTTGATCATAGAGTGGATAGAGCTTTAGCGATGCTGAGACCTCAAGCGATCGCTGATTACAGAGCGTTGCTTACTTCTCTTGGATGGCCACCTCAGCTTTCTAACTTAACTTCATCGAGCCTTGATTCTAAGTCTGATGATATCCAAAATCCGCTTTTCAACATGGAAGGGAACCTCAAAAGTCAGTACTGTGGAAACTTCCATGCTCTGTGTAGCTTGCAGGGTCTGCAGCTGCAAAGAAAGTCGCGGCAGCTTGGGAGCCATAAGGGTGAAAATGTTCTTTTCCACCAGCCACTCTGGGCTATTGAAGAGCTCGTTAACCCTCTGACTGTTGCATCTCAGCGACATTTTGCAAAATGGAGCGAGAAGCCTGAATTCATTTTTGCACTTGTGTATAAAATCACAAGGGATTATGTGGACTCCATGGATGAGTTACTACAACCGCTTGTTGATAAAGCAAAGCTAGCTGGGTACAGTTGCAGAGAAGAGTGGGTTTCGGCTATGGTGAGCTCATTGTctttgtacttggtgaaagagATATTCCCTACATATGTTGGTCAGCTAAACGAACCTGATCTTAGTTCTGAGGCTAAGGTTTCGTGGCTCCATCTCATTGACCTGATGATCTCTTTTGATAAGCGAGCTCAGTCTCTGGTATCTCAGTCAGGAATACTTTCGCTTCAAGAAGATGGGAATCTTCTGAGAATCTCCTCTCTTTCAGTTTTCTGTGACAGACCTGATTGGCTCGATATATGGGCAGAGATAGAGCTAGATGAGAGGCTCGTCAAGTTAAAGGCAGAGATGGATAATGATAGAAACTGGACGGTGAAGGTGCAAGACGAACTCATCTCCACTTCAAACGTTTACAGACCACCAATTGTTTCCAGCATCCTTCTGCAGCACTTGTCATCAATCATAGAACGATCTAAATCAGTGCCTGCCATTTACTTGAGGGCAAGCTTCCTGAGACTGGCAGCCTCGTCAACAATCCAGAAGTTCTTGGATTGCCTCCTTCTCAGGTGCCAAGAGGCTGAAGGACTAACTGCTTTAACCGAAAATAACGATCTAATCAAGGTCTCAAACTCTATCAATGCTGGTCACTATATTGAATCAGTCTTGGATGAGTGGTGTGAGGATGTCTTTTTCCTCGAAATGGGAAGTGGACAGGACAATCCACAGGAAGCTCCGGGACAGGAGAACTTTACAGAACCTTCTGAAGGTATTTTCGGAGAAGAGTTTGAGAAGCTGGAGAAGTTCAGGCTAGAGTGGATTAACAAGTTGTCTGTGGTGGTCTTCAGAGGCCTTGATGCTCGGACTCGAGAGTACATTAAAAACAGAAAGCAATGGCAGGAGAAGAGAGACAAAGAGTGGACGGTGTCGAGGGCACTAGTCGGGGCTCTAGACTACTTACAAGGCAAAACGTCGATAATACAAGAAAATCTAAACAAAGCAGACTTTACAGCTATGTGGAGGAGTCTAGCCTCAGAGATAGACAAGCTGTTCTTCAACAGCATCTTGATGGCGAATGTGAAGTTTTCTGATGATGGAGTCGAAAGGTTTAGAGAGGACATGGAGGTTCTATATGGGGTTTTCAGGGGGTGGTGTGTTAGACCGGAAGGGTTCTTCCCTAAACTAAGCGAGGGGCTAACACTTCTGAAGATGAAAGAGAAGCAAGTAAAGGAGGGTCTGAGCAGAGGCGAGAAGTGGTTACGTGAGAATGGAGTTCGATATATGACTGAAGCCGAAGCCAAGAGGATAGCTAAGAGTAGAGTGTTCTCTTAA
- the LOC106351703 gene encoding transcription factor PRE4: MSSRRSRSSRQTGASMISEDQINDLVLQLHRLLPELGNNHRRSGKVSASKVLQETCTYIRNLNKEVDDLSERLSQLLESTDSAQAALIRSLLM, from the exons ATGTCTAGCCGAAGGTCACGGTCATCAAGACAAACCGGAGCTTCCATGATTAGCGAAGACCAAATCAACGATCTTGTCCTCCAGCTTCATCGTCTTCTCCCCGAACTTGGTAACAACCACAGACGCTCTGGAAAG GTTTCAGCATCGAAGGTATTACAAGAGACATGTACTTACATAAGAAACTTGAacaaagaagtggatgatcttAGTGAAAGATTATCTCAACTTTTGGAATCAACTGATTCAGCTCAAGCTGCGCTCATCCGAAGTTTGCTTATGTAG
- the LOC125583594 gene encoding ABC transporter A family member 2 gives MTLQRGLALLWQQYTALFRKNLLLSWRSKRATFLQLFASFFFILLIFCIQEAMEKSFASSTALKTVTDPSALVSPPIPPCEDKFFVNLPCYDFVWSGNDSPRARDIVNAIRANNPGRPIPEDKVLQFKSPLEVDAWLMANPLQTPGALHFMDRNATVMSYGIQTNSTPEMNRGRFEDPTFKFQIPLQVAAEREIARSLIGDPKFNWVVGFKEFPHPTIEAVVALDTIGPTFFLAIAMFGFVLQISSLITEKELKLRQAMTMMGVFDTAYWLSWLTWEGILTTVSALLVVLFGMMFQFDFFLKNSFPVVFLLFMLFQLNMIGVAFMLSAFISKSSSATTVGFFVFLVGFVTQLGASSGFPYAKKYSQTIRTLWSLFPPNAFSQGLKMLSDATSTPQDPGISWSKRAVCGPNDDTDCVITINDIYLWLLGTFFLWFVLALYFDNIVPNASGVRKSVFYFLKPGYWTGRGGNRVEEGGICSCTGSAPRVDHITPDDEDVLEEETLVKQHSIEGLVDPNIAVQIRGLAKTYPGTTNFGCCKCKKTPAYHALKGLWMNIAKDQLFCLLGPNGAGKTTTINCLTGINPVTGGDALIYGNSIRSSVGMSNIRKMIGVCPQFDILWDALSGEEHLRLFASIKGLPPASINPMVEKSLAEVKLTEAGKIRAGSYSGGMKRRLSVAVSLIGDPKLVFLDEPTTGMDPITRRHVWDIIQETKKGRAIILTTHSMEEADILSDRIGIMAKGRLRCIGTSIRLKSRFGTGFIANISFTESNNQENNGNGEAAGAAESREPVKKFFKDHLNVKPVEENKAFMTFVIPHDKENLLTRFFAELQDREAEFGISDIQLGLATLEEVFLNIARKAELESAAVDGTMVTLELTSGPSVEIPVGARFVGIPGTENAENPRGVMVEVYWQQDESGSLCISGHSTEMPVPDNVPATDPVAPGHGGVSLLGRRGRRQQVQGIVIDPEFVGGSAASRRVSRSGSFASQRSSL, from the exons ATGACGTTGCAGAGAGGTTTGGCTCTTCTCTGGCAGCAGTACACGGCTCTTTTCCGCAAAAACCTTCTTCTCTCATGGCGGAGCAAGCGCGCCACGTTCCTTCAGCTCTTCgcttccttcttcttcatcctcctcaTCTTCTGTATCCAGGAGGCTATGGAGAAGAGCTTCGCTTCCTCCACCGCCCTCAAGACCGTCACCGATCCCTCCGCGCTCGTCTCTCCGCCGATTCCGCCTTGCGAGGATAAGTTCTTCGTGAATCTTCCCTGTTACGACTTCGTGTGGAGCGGAAACGATTCGCCGAGGGCGAGAGACATTGTCAACGCCATTCGGGCTAACAATCCGGGCAGGCCGATCCCGGAAGACAAG GTTCTACAATTCAAGAGTCCTTTGGAAGTAGATGCATGGCTCATGGCGAATCCGTTGCAAACTCCAGGAGCTTTGCACTTTATGGACAGAAACGCTACAGTGATGAGCTATGGTATCCAAACAAATTCAACTCCTGAGATGAATCGGGGAAGGTTCGAAGATCCCACCTTTAAGTTCCAGATACCTCTTCAAGTTGCTGCTGAGCGTGAAATCGCTAGGTCCTTGATAGGAG ATCCAAAGTTTAACTGGGTTGTCGGATTTAAGGAGTTTCCACATCCAACTATCGAAGCCGTTGTTGCGTTGGACACAATTGGGCCGACTTTCTTCCTTGCCATTGCCATGTTTGGTTTTGTTCTTCAAATCAGTTCTTTGATCACTGAGAAAGAGCTCAAACTTCGCCAGGCAATGACGATGATGGGTGTTTTTGACACTGCTTATTGGCTGTCATGGCTTACATGGGAAGGAATTCTTACGACAGTCTCAGCTCTCTTGGTTGTCCTGTTTGGAATGATGTTTCAGTTCGACTTTTTCTTGAAGAACAGTTTCCCTGTTGTCTTCCTACTCTTCATGCTTTTCCAGTTAAATATG ATTGGAGTAGCATTCATGCTATCAGCTTTTATCAGCAAATCATCTTCAGCGACAACTGTTGGATTTTTTGTGTTCCTGGTTGGCTTTGTGACACAG CTTGGAGCATCAAGTGGGTTTCCCTATGCCAAGAAATATTCTCAAACGATTAGGACGCTTTGGTCACTCTTCCCACCCAATGCCTTTTCTCAGGGTCTAAAGATGCTTTCTGATGCAACTTCAACTCCTCAAGATCCTGGCATTAGTTGGAGCAAGAGAGCAGTATGCGGACCCAACGATGACACTGATTGTGTGATCACAATT AATGATATCTACTTGTGGCTTCTTGGGACATTCTTCTTGTGGTTTGTTCTGGCTCTCTACTTTGACAATATTGTCCCAAATGCGTCTGGTGTGAGAAAATCTGTGTTTTACTTTCTGAAACCTGGTTACTGGACCGGTAGAGGTGGCAACCGAGTGGAAG AAGGTGGAATTTGTAGCTGTACTGGTTCAGCCCCACGTGTGGATCATATTACCCCAGATGACGAAGATGTCCTTGAAGAGGAGACTTTAGTTAAGCAACACTCTATAGAGGGCTTAGTGGATCCGAACATTGCAGTTCAAATACGTGGTCTTGCAAAGACTTATCCTGGGACTACGAATTTTGGATGCTGCAAATGCAAGAAAACGCCTGCTTATCACGCTCTCAAG ggGCTGTGGATGAATATTGCCAAAGATCAATTGTTCTGTCTTCTTGGACCCAATGGCGCAGGGAAGACAACTACTATCAATTGTTTGACAGGCATTAATCCAGTTACTGGTGGTGATG CACTCATCTATGGGAATTCAATAAGAAGCTCTGTTGGTATGTCCAACATCCGTAAAATGATAGGAGTTTGTCCTCAG TTTGATATACTCTGGGATGCATTGTCGGGTGAAGAACACCTCCGCCTCTTTGCTAGCATCAAAGGGTTGCCACCTGCATCGATTAATCCG ATGGTTGAGAAGTCGCTTGCGGAGGTAAAACTGACAGAAGCAGGGAAAATCAGAGCAGGAAGTTACAGTGGAGGAATGAAACGCCGACTCAGTGTTGCAGTTTCACTCATTGGTGATCCCAAGCTTGTCTTCCTAGACGAGCCG ACTACAGGTATGGACCCGATCACAAGGAGACACGTGTGGGATATCATACAGGAAACCAAGAAGGGTCGCGCCATTATACTAACGACACATTCGATGGAGGAAGCTGATATTTTAAGTGACCGAATAGGGATAATGGCTAAGGGTAGGCTCCGCTGCATTGGGACCTCGATCAGGTTGAAATCCCGCTTCGGCACAGGCTTCATTGCTAACATCAGCTTCACTGAAAGCAACAACCAAGAAAACAACGGCAATGGTGAAGCTGCTGGTGCTGCAGAATCACGCGAGCCAGTGAAGAAATTCTTCAAAGAT CATCTCAATGTCAAACCCGTAGAAGAAAACAAAGCCTTCATGACTTTTGTTATACCGCACGACAAGGAGAATCTTCTGACA AGGTTTTTCGCTGAGCTGCAAGACAGAGAAGCCGAGTTTGGAATCTCAGACATCCAACTTGGTCTCGCAACTCTTGAAGAAGTCTTCTTGAACATAGCAAGAAAAGCTGAACTTGAAAGCGCTGCTGTTGATGGTACAATGGTCACTCTCGAACTAACATCTGGCCCATCCGTCGAG ATACCGGTCGGGGCAAGATTTGTTGGGATACCAGGAACCGAAAATGCAGAGAATCCACGGGGAGTAATGGTGGAAGTGTATTGGCAACAAGACGAGTCGGGATCATTGTGCATCTCAGGACATTCCACGGAGATGCCAGTTCCTGACAATGTTCCTGCGACAGACCCGGTGGCACCAGGACATGGCGGAGTAAGCTTGTTGGGACGTAGAGGACGGAGACAACAAGTTCAGGGGATTGTGATTGATCCTGAGTTTGTCGGCGGATCCGCTGCTTCCCGACGTGTTAGTAGAAGCGGTTCCTTTGCTTCCCAACGTTCTTCACTTTGA